One Carassius gibelio isolate Cgi1373 ecotype wild population from Czech Republic chromosome B18, carGib1.2-hapl.c, whole genome shotgun sequence DNA segment encodes these proteins:
- the LOC127976930 gene encoding gigaxonin, with translation MSKAAGADAGSVVSDPQHSQKLLRVLQSLRQDDCFQDAVLVLDGEEIPVQKNILAAASPYIRTKLNYNPQKEDGSVYKIDLQGISVTTMRQILDYIFSGEITLSEDTIQDTVQAADLLLLTDLKSLCCQFLESCITAENCIGIRVFSLHYCLNHVYHVATEYLQTHFRDVANTEEFLEQPPDRLCELLSMEKLNVGNEKHVLEAVVRWIGHDAEARRVHMKEVMSAVWVQGLDQSYLQEQMLGESLMREVIRNYCMESLGGAVQQGEALLAAFKPRGYSECIVTVGGEERNSRRPTAAARCMCPLYDPNRQLWIELKPMNERRVGHGVVSAEGYLFVVGGMNENKTVLSSGEKFDPETNTWTQIPPMMQARQHFAIAELDGMIYVLGGENEDTEVLLTMEVFDPHCNVWRTQPKMTTVRKFGCCATMKKRLYVMGGGSYGKIYDSVECYDPKTQQWTTVCPLKERRFGAVACGIGQELYVFGGVRNRDADNPESSQMTICKSEFFHDELKRWVDLDDQTLCRHATSSFVYGAVPIGASIYVIGELDTGTSFDYVREFRRSTGTWHSTRPLMPSDLSKTCCAALRIANCKLFRLQLHQGQFRIRVQST, from the exons ATGTCTAAAGCAGCTGGAGCTGATGCTGGATCAGTGGTGTCAGACCCTCAACACTCCCAAAAGCTTCTAAGGGTCCTTCAGTCTTTAAGACAAGATGATTGTTTTCAAGATGCAGTGCTGGTTTTGGATGGTGAAGAGATTCCTGTTCAGAAAAACATTCTGGCTGCTGCTAGTCCATACATCAG GACCAAATTAAATTACAACCCACAAAAGGAGGATGGATCTGTATACAAAATCGACTTGCAAGGGATCTCTGTCACGACCATGAGGCAGATACTGGACTACATTTTCAGTGGAGAG ATTACACTGAGTGAAGACACCATCCAGGACACCGTCCAGGCTGCTGATCTTCTGCTCCTCACTGATCTCAAATCTCTGTGCTGTCAGTTTCTGGAGAGCTGCATCACTGCAGAGAACTGCATCGGTATTCGGGTCTTCTCTTTGCATTACTGCCTGAACCACGTCTACCACGTGGCCACTGAGTACCTGCAGACGCACTTTCGTGATGTGGCTAATACAGAAGAGTTCCTGGAGCAGCCGCCCGATCGCCTGTGTGAACTGCTGTCCATGGAGAAGCTCAACGTGGGGAATGAAAAGCATGTTCTGGAGGCCGTGGTCCGCTGGATCGGCCATGACGCTGAAGCTCGGCGA GTCCATATGAAAGAGGTGATGTCTGCCGTGTGGGTTCAAGGCCTGGACCAGAGCTACCTCCAGGAGCAGATGCTCGGAGAGTCCCTGATGAGGGAGGTGATACGGAATTATTGTATGGAGTCTCTGGGAGGAGCAGTGCAGCAGGGGGAGGCGCTGCTCGCTGCGTTTAAACCCCGCGGCTACTCTGAGTGCATCGTCACTGTGGGGGGTGAGGAGAGGAA CTCTCGGAGGCCCACGGCAGCAGCGCGATGCATGTGTCCGCTTTATGACCCAAACAGGCAACTCTGGATAGAACTGAAGCCAATGAATGAGAGGCGTGTTGGCCACGGGGTTGTGTCTGCAG AGGGGTACCTGTTTGTAGTAGGAGGAATGAATGAGAATAAAACTGTCTTGAGCAGTGGAGAGAAATTTGACCCAGAGACCAACACCTGGACCCAAATCCCACCGATGATGCAG GCCAGACAGCACTTTGCCATTGCAGAGTTGGATGGTATGATCTATGTTTTGGGTGGAGAGAATGAAGACACTGAGGTCCTCCTCACGATGGAGGTGTTTGACCCCCATTGCAATGTTTGGAGAACACAACCAAAAATGACCACAGTGCGCAAA TTCGGTTGCTGTGCCACCATGAAAAAGAGACTGTATGTGATGGGCGGAGGATCGTATGGGAAGATTTACGACTCTGTGGAGTGCTATGACCCCAAAACCCAGCAGTGGACAACGGTCTGCCCTCTTAAGGAAAGGAG gtttGGTGCAGTGGCATGTGGCATTGGACAGGAGCTCTATGTATTTGGTGGTGTGAGGAACAGAGATGCTGACAATCCGGAGTCCAGTCAGATGACCATCTGCAAGTCTGAGTTCTTCCATGATGAACTGAAAAG GTGGGTGGACTTAGATGACCAGACCCTCTGCAGACATGCCACATCGTCTTTTGTTTATGGAGCTGTTCCCATTGGTGCCAGTATATATGTGATTGGAGAACTTGACACTG GCACCAGTTTTGACTATGTGCGGGAGTTTCGCAGAAGCACAGGCACCTGGCACTCCACCAGGCCCCTCATGCCCTCTGATCTGAGTAAGACGTGCTGTGCCGCCCTACGCATCGCTAACTGTAAGCTGTTCCGCCTGCAGCTCCATCAGGGACAGTTCCGGATCCGGGTTCAATCCACATAA